One window of Saccharopolyspora phatthalungensis genomic DNA carries:
- a CDS encoding sulfatase family protein: MSESRPNIVLVITDQQRFDTIAALGHDHVDTPNLDRLVREGTAFTHTYVSAPSCSPSRASLFTGVYPHSLGVLRNEELWRHSWVETLADSGYHCVNVGKMHTHPWETPLGFHERTVVENKDRDHPNVPFFHDQWDKALWALGERKPTRTTYREREDYAERLGAFEWTLDEEMHSDVFVAGHARWWLDTYPGDEPFFLQIGFPGPHPPYDPVPRHLEPYRDRDVPLPIVDDDDTVQPDVLQELREHHQENDHDAIVHLASPTEEQSLRQRRHYLANVTMIDEQIGLLLDALERRGVLDNTVILFTSDHGDCLGDHGHSQKWTMYESSVRVPAIVWGPGRVVAGQRIDSLTSMMDFGPTVLELAGLTPPHWMEAQSLVPALRGEPWQGREYVFSEHARDMILTGTELMTMVRDDRWKLVEFLDSEQGQLFDLQADPQERYDLWSAAEDAEASKAKARLLGVIAQWRAHSALHTADRGREYR, from the coding sequence ATGAGCGAAAGCCGCCCGAACATCGTTCTGGTGATCACCGACCAGCAACGGTTCGACACGATCGCCGCGCTGGGACACGACCACGTGGACACCCCCAACCTCGACCGGCTCGTCCGCGAGGGCACCGCGTTCACCCACACCTACGTGAGCGCGCCCTCGTGCTCGCCGTCGCGGGCGAGCCTGTTCACCGGCGTGTACCCGCACAGCCTCGGCGTGTTGCGCAACGAGGAGCTGTGGCGGCATTCCTGGGTGGAAACGCTTGCGGACTCCGGATATCACTGCGTGAACGTGGGCAAGATGCATACCCATCCCTGGGAAACACCGCTGGGTTTCCACGAACGCACGGTGGTGGAGAACAAGGATCGCGACCATCCGAACGTGCCGTTCTTCCACGACCAGTGGGACAAGGCGCTATGGGCGCTGGGTGAACGCAAGCCGACCCGCACCACCTACCGGGAGCGGGAGGACTACGCCGAGCGGCTGGGTGCCTTCGAGTGGACGCTGGACGAGGAAATGCACTCCGATGTCTTCGTCGCCGGGCACGCCCGGTGGTGGCTGGACACCTATCCCGGAGACGAACCGTTCTTCCTGCAGATCGGTTTCCCGGGGCCGCATCCGCCCTACGACCCGGTGCCGAGGCACCTGGAACCCTATCGGGACCGGGACGTGCCACTGCCCATTGTGGACGACGATGACACCGTGCAGCCGGACGTGCTCCAGGAGCTGCGAGAGCATCACCAGGAAAACGACCACGACGCGATCGTGCACCTGGCGAGTCCCACCGAAGAGCAGTCGCTCCGGCAACGCCGGCATTACCTGGCCAACGTCACCATGATCGACGAACAGATCGGCCTGCTGCTCGACGCGCTGGAGCGTCGCGGAGTGCTCGACAACACGGTCATCCTGTTCACTTCCGACCACGGCGACTGCCTCGGCGACCACGGGCACAGTCAGAAGTGGACGATGTATGAGTCGAGCGTGCGGGTGCCGGCCATCGTGTGGGGGCCGGGCCGGGTCGTGGCCGGGCAGCGGATCGACTCGCTGACGTCCATGATGGACTTCGGGCCCACGGTGCTGGAGCTGGCCGGGTTGACACCACCGCACTGGATGGAAGCGCAGTCCCTGGTGCCCGCGCTGCGCGGAGAGCCTTGGCAGGGCAGGGAATACGTGTTCTCCGAACATGCCAGAGACATGATCCTCACCGGCACCGAACTGATGACGATGGTGCGCGACGACCGCTGGAAACTGGTCGAGTTCCTGGACTCCGAGCAGGGCCAGCTGTTCGACCTGCAAGCCGATCCGCAGGAACGATATGACCTCTGGTCGGCTGCCGAGGACGCCGAGGCGTCGAAGGCGAAGGCCCGGCTGCTCGGCGTGATCGCCCAGTGGCGTGCGCACAGCGCGCTGCACACCGCCGATCGCGGGCGTGAGTACCGATGA
- a CDS encoding IS1634 family transposase, giving the protein MRARPLPQPMVFGGPSVEKMLGALPVVADYCGRLDLAGIIDRACPVRDVAILSHGQVIEALVANRLTSPTPLLRVTDWARAWAVEEVLGIDPARLNDDRIARALDAIAPELDRIVGSVGARAISAFGLDVSRLHWDMTSISLYGAYEQTDPGYAAPRFGHPKDRRPDLKQVQAGLAVTGDGGIPVLHRGYDGGAGEVAQVVGAMTALKNLAGPRDFLLVGDSKLISYGNLHAMVTAGVRFIAPASKLYVRAAELAALDPQAATVVDYVAGRDTGKPADRRGAWRVMEDTLSLPGKRKTDPVLRLRRVFVHSTARATAAMAARAKKLDRARGDLDRVVRGLGSRHYPSEHAVTDRVTTIARTRRVKTYLRTQVGTDPVTGKPTLTWWFDQTALDAEASTDGWYALLTNLPATVTAAEVLTRYKGQEVVERRYSAFKGPLAVAPMFLKTNRRIAALLTVICLALLVFCLIERAVRTAIAPEVRMAGLYPGQKAKPTGRLIFQALSELRLIPATTGQPATIPQPGPVQTRLLNLLAVDPTQPP; this is encoded by the coding sequence ATGCGTGCACGACCGCTTCCGCAACCGATGGTCTTCGGTGGGCCGAGTGTGGAAAAGATGCTGGGTGCGTTGCCGGTGGTGGCCGACTACTGCGGCAGGTTGGACCTGGCCGGGATTATCGACCGGGCCTGCCCGGTGCGTGATGTGGCGATCCTGTCGCATGGGCAGGTGATCGAGGCGTTGGTGGCGAATCGGTTGACCTCGCCGACGCCGTTGTTGCGGGTCACCGATTGGGCGCGGGCATGGGCGGTGGAGGAAGTGCTGGGTATCGACCCCGCCAGGCTCAATGACGACCGGATCGCCCGCGCGTTGGACGCGATCGCCCCGGAGCTGGACCGGATCGTGGGATCGGTGGGGGCGCGAGCGATCTCGGCGTTCGGGCTGGATGTGTCCCGGTTGCATTGGGATATGACGTCGATCTCGCTGTATGGCGCATACGAACAGACCGATCCCGGCTACGCCGCACCACGATTCGGGCACCCGAAAGACCGTCGCCCGGATCTCAAGCAGGTCCAGGCCGGACTGGCGGTCACCGGCGACGGCGGGATACCGGTGCTGCATCGTGGCTACGACGGCGGCGCGGGAGAGGTCGCCCAGGTAGTGGGGGCGATGACCGCGCTGAAAAACCTTGCCGGGCCACGGGATTTTCTGTTGGTGGGGGACTCGAAGCTGATCTCCTACGGCAACCTGCACGCCATGGTCACCGCGGGCGTGAGATTCATCGCCCCGGCATCCAAGCTCTACGTCCGCGCCGCCGAGTTGGCCGCACTCGACCCGCAGGCGGCCACGGTTGTGGATTACGTAGCTGGACGGGACACCGGTAAACCAGCCGATCGCCGCGGCGCCTGGCGGGTCATGGAGGACACACTGAGCCTGCCCGGCAAGCGCAAGACCGACCCGGTACTGCGGCTGCGACGGGTGTTCGTGCACTCCACCGCCCGAGCGACGGCTGCCATGGCGGCACGGGCGAAGAAACTCGACCGGGCCCGCGGCGACCTCGACCGGGTCGTGCGTGGCCTGGGGTCGCGGCACTACCCGAGTGAGCACGCCGTCACCGACCGGGTCACCACCATCGCCCGCACCCGCCGTGTCAAGACCTACCTGCGCACCCAGGTCGGCACCGACCCCGTCACCGGTAAACCCACCCTGACGTGGTGGTTCGATCAGACCGCGCTGGATGCCGAGGCCTCCACCGACGGCTGGTACGCCCTGTTGACCAACCTGCCCGCCACCGTCACCGCCGCCGAGGTCCTCACCCGCTACAAGGGCCAGGAAGTGGTGGAACGCCGCTACTCGGCGTTCAAGGGCCCCCTGGCGGTGGCACCGATGTTCCTCAAGACCAACCGGCGCATCGCCGCCCTGCTCACCGTGATCTGTCTCGCCCTTCTCGTCTTCTGCCTGATCGAACGCGCCGTGCGGACCGCGATCGCTCCGGAGGTCAGGATGGCCGGCCTGTATCCCGGTCAGAAAGCCAAACCCACCGGCCGCTTGATCTTCCAGGCCCTGTCCGAACTCCGGCTGATCCCCGCCACCACCGGCCAACCCGCGACCATCCCGCAACCCGGGCCCGTCCAGACCCGACTACTCAACCTGCTTGCCGTCGATCCCACCCAACCGCCATGA
- a CDS encoding MerR family transcriptional regulator: MQLEKPDEKAVLAHLDRGDRRVRSVLIDVETGELTTTVSASRHLSSKVTRLRRVAEYRIGDLARAAGTTVRNVRVYQDRELLPPPRRQGRMAIYSDAHLVRLRLIIGMLERGYALAQIKEMLAAWESGRSLADVLGVAEVSGASWAQEAPRAGRSPGRVADEHAQAPHGDLIRTAFIAPGKGLALCRAGEWSPDFPSLGQNWKQNRKRVPRCPRLLPGPFLRAIPVC; the protein is encoded by the coding sequence GTGCAACTGGAGAAGCCCGATGAGAAGGCGGTGCTGGCGCACCTCGACCGCGGGGACCGGCGGGTGCGCTCGGTGCTGATCGATGTCGAGACTGGGGAACTGACCACCACAGTGTCGGCGTCCCGGCACTTGTCGAGCAAGGTAACTAGGCTGCGTCGAGTGGCGGAATACCGGATCGGCGATCTAGCGCGGGCTGCGGGTACGACGGTGCGAAACGTCCGCGTCTACCAGGACCGGGAACTGTTGCCGCCGCCCCGCAGGCAAGGACGGATGGCGATCTACTCGGATGCGCATCTGGTGCGGCTGCGGCTGATCATCGGCATGCTGGAGCGCGGCTACGCGTTGGCGCAGATCAAGGAGATGCTCGCGGCCTGGGAATCCGGCCGCAGCCTCGCTGACGTGTTGGGCGTGGCGGAGGTCTCCGGGGCGTCCTGGGCGCAGGAGGCGCCGCGTGCTGGGCGGTCGCCTGGCCGAGTTGCTGACGAACACGCACAAGCCCCACACGGCGACCTGATACGCACGGCGTTCATTGCCCCCGGGAAAGGCCTCGCGCTCTGCCGCGCCGGCGAGTGGTCGCCGGATTTCCCAAGCCTAGGGCAGAATTGGAAACAGAATCGGAAACGAGTGCCGCGGTGCCCGCGCTTGCTGCCGGGCCCGTTCTTGAGGGCGATTCCGGTTTGCTGA
- a CDS encoding MurR/RpiR family transcriptional regulator, with protein MNTSRSESLGQRIRNRAGKLASGERAVADYLQRHPEDAAISSAAKLGEVTGTSDATVIRTARKLGFEGLSDLKRSLVEHLARRRDPAQVLDDRVQRLRPAEHGVLQPVIDAGLTLLGEVPALIDSAEWSRTVAALNEAEHVWAYGIGPSAAIADHLALSLRRAGKAADAWTATGFRLADELLRLKPAHAVVVVAPLRVFREIGIVLDHAHRIGARSVLLTEATDEAGETTADIVLALPDSTEGAANELIAPLTILHALVLELAAAERFSAVEHYQQLNALRTEIAGTDLDISRLPEL; from the coding sequence GTGAACACTTCACGTAGCGAATCGCTGGGGCAACGAATCCGAAACCGCGCCGGAAAGCTGGCCAGCGGTGAACGAGCGGTCGCCGACTACCTGCAACGCCACCCCGAGGACGCGGCGATCTCCTCGGCCGCCAAGCTCGGCGAGGTCACCGGCACCAGCGACGCCACGGTGATCCGCACGGCACGCAAGCTCGGCTTCGAGGGGCTGAGCGACCTCAAACGCAGCCTGGTCGAGCACCTTGCGCGCCGCCGCGACCCCGCTCAGGTTCTCGACGACCGAGTGCAGCGGCTTCGCCCGGCCGAGCACGGGGTGCTGCAACCGGTGATCGACGCCGGGCTCACGCTGCTCGGCGAGGTGCCGGCACTCATCGACAGCGCCGAATGGTCGCGCACGGTGGCGGCGCTCAACGAAGCCGAGCACGTCTGGGCCTACGGCATCGGGCCCAGCGCCGCCATCGCTGATCACCTCGCGCTGAGCCTGCGGCGCGCGGGCAAGGCAGCCGACGCGTGGACTGCGACGGGCTTCCGCCTGGCCGACGAACTCCTGCGGCTCAAACCCGCGCATGCCGTGGTCGTGGTGGCACCACTGCGAGTGTTCCGCGAGATCGGCATCGTCCTCGACCACGCACACCGCATCGGCGCGAGAAGCGTGCTGCTGACCGAAGCAACCGACGAGGCCGGGGAAACCACGGCCGACATCGTGCTTGCGCTGCCCGACTCCACCGAGGGAGCGGCAAACGAACTCATCGCGCCGCTGACCATTCTGCACGCGCTGGTACTGGAACTCGCCGCTGCGGAACGATTTTCGGCCGTTGAACACTACCAGCAGCTCAACGCCCTGCGCACCGAAATCGCCGGAACCGACCTCGACATCAGCCGATTGCCGGAACTGTGA
- the solA gene encoding N-methyl-L-tryptophan oxidase, producing the protein MKPLQQPSVAVIGVGTMGSQVMHRLAADDVRVTGFERFEIGHERGAAGGETRIFRVAYKEGGSYVPLLREARAAWQELGAQAGVPLLEPCGALTIGSAEDPDVRTVVDVTQEWDLDVERLDHGEAARRFPQHRLFEDDVVLFDRQGGLLHPQRAVVETALLAEKAGARIHSCTTVVDVVDDGSGVAVHYRQGEEILVEKFDQAVVCTGPWITRSVPVLARDIEIRRAVLCWFEAGPHWAPARFPVGIRRSGGDNVFSFFPDVGGGVKINLHVTKSVVDDPEQLDPVVTQEYLARVSAVVSRGLRGLPPEPFAVRAFMEGYTADNHGIIGRDPQRPNVLVMGGFSGHGFKLAPVFARAAAELLRTGRTEVPIDHLSLSRLH; encoded by the coding sequence ATGAAACCACTTCAGCAGCCAAGTGTCGCCGTGATCGGCGTGGGCACGATGGGCAGCCAGGTGATGCACCGGCTCGCGGCCGACGACGTGCGCGTGACCGGCTTCGAACGGTTCGAGATCGGGCACGAGCGAGGAGCCGCCGGCGGCGAGACCCGCATCTTCCGAGTCGCCTACAAGGAAGGCGGCAGCTACGTGCCTCTGCTGCGTGAGGCTCGGGCGGCCTGGCAGGAACTCGGCGCGCAGGCGGGCGTTCCGCTGCTCGAACCCTGCGGGGCCTTGACCATCGGTTCGGCCGAAGATCCCGACGTGCGCACCGTCGTGGACGTGACACAGGAATGGGATCTCGACGTCGAGCGGCTCGACCACGGCGAGGCGGCCCGGCGGTTTCCACAGCACCGGCTATTCGAAGACGACGTGGTGCTGTTCGATCGTCAAGGCGGTCTGCTGCATCCGCAGCGCGCCGTGGTCGAAACCGCCTTGCTCGCCGAGAAGGCCGGGGCGCGCATCCATTCCTGCACCACCGTCGTGGACGTCGTCGACGACGGCTCGGGCGTGGCCGTGCACTACCGGCAGGGCGAGGAGATCCTGGTCGAGAAGTTCGACCAGGCGGTGGTGTGCACCGGACCGTGGATCACCCGCAGCGTGCCGGTGCTCGCCCGCGACATCGAGATCCGCCGCGCCGTGCTGTGCTGGTTCGAGGCCGGACCGCACTGGGCGCCCGCGCGCTTCCCGGTGGGCATCCGGCGTAGCGGCGGGGACAATGTCTTCTCCTTCTTTCCGGACGTCGGCGGCGGCGTGAAGATCAACCTGCACGTCACGAAGTCCGTTGTGGACGATCCGGAACAGCTTGACCCGGTGGTGACGCAGGAGTATCTCGCCCGCGTTTCGGCTGTCGTGTCGCGGGGGCTGCGTGGCCTCCCGCCGGAGCCCTTCGCCGTGCGCGCCTTCATGGAGGGCTACACGGCGGACAACCACGGGATCATCGGCCGCGACCCGCAGCGGCCGAATGTGCTTGTGATGGGCGGGTTCTCCGGTCATGGCTTCAAGCTGGCGCCGGTTTTCGCCAGGGCTGCGGCCGAGTTGCTGCGCACCGGCCGCACCGAGGTGCCGATCGACCACCTCTCGCTCTCCCGGCTCCACTGA
- a CDS encoding hydantoinase/oxoprolinase family protein produces the protein MLRIGIDVGGTFTDVTALDEATGRFHIHKLPSTTDDQSVAVAEGVRAVLHQAGADPGAVGYLGHGTTVATNTVLESNGALTALVTTAGLRDILEIGRQQRPDLYDMDADKAPPLVPRSLVHTLIERMSAEGKVLEPLDTDDLATVLARVRTDAPEAVAVCFLHSYRNGSHELEVAGWLRAALPSAYVCASAEIAPVFREFERFSTTVVNAYVGPRINRYVSRLAERIRATGVPVEPKVIGSSGGMMSLESVSRYPVTTLLSGPSAGVVAATQVAGQAGFGDLITFDMGGTSTDVCLVRGGRALVSSQRRISDRPVRTPSLDIHTVGAGGGSIARVDPGGALEVGPSSAGSQPGPAAYGRGGTEPTVTDANVLRGRLNPEYILGGALKVDYPAAARAVDGVAHAMNTDRAGAARGIGRIAAVNVAGAVRKVSVEAGEDPRECVLVAFGGAGPLHAVEVAREVGMATVLIPPNPGTLCALGLLVTDIRTEFAKAVLAEAVDSDLDKLNEALHEVHGSARTWLLAEAPSDVDTAITGVAKMRYARQNFELSVPLPPKVIDAARFDAAAVAEIVTAFHRLHTKSYGFAHHDAPVQIVEVQLTAAAAVDKPELPTIAEGPDPAAALIGRRQVDFDETGRLDTPVYDRAGLLAGTVLPGPAIVEQLDTTTVITPDATARVDRYGNLVIELEQR, from the coding sequence ATGCTGCGCATCGGGATCGACGTCGGCGGCACGTTCACCGACGTCACCGCACTGGACGAGGCCACCGGCCGCTTCCACATCCACAAACTTCCTTCCACCACCGATGACCAGTCCGTGGCCGTCGCCGAGGGCGTCCGCGCCGTGCTGCACCAGGCCGGGGCGGACCCGGGCGCGGTCGGTTACCTGGGCCACGGCACGACGGTGGCCACCAATACCGTGCTGGAGTCCAACGGCGCTCTCACGGCCTTGGTGACCACTGCGGGGCTCCGCGACATCCTGGAGATCGGCCGGCAGCAGCGTCCCGACCTCTACGACATGGACGCCGACAAGGCGCCCCCGCTGGTTCCGCGATCGCTGGTGCACACCCTGATCGAACGGATGTCCGCCGAAGGCAAGGTGCTCGAACCGCTGGACACCGACGATCTCGCCACGGTGCTGGCTCGGGTGCGCACGGACGCACCGGAAGCGGTGGCGGTCTGCTTCCTGCACAGCTACCGCAACGGCAGCCACGAGTTGGAGGTCGCCGGCTGGCTGCGCGCGGCGCTGCCCTCGGCATACGTGTGCGCGTCCGCCGAGATCGCACCGGTGTTCCGCGAGTTCGAGCGGTTCTCCACCACGGTCGTCAACGCCTACGTCGGCCCGAGGATCAACCGCTACGTGTCGCGGCTGGCCGAGCGGATCCGGGCCACCGGGGTGCCGGTCGAGCCGAAGGTGATCGGATCCAGCGGCGGCATGATGTCGCTGGAGTCGGTGAGCAGGTACCCGGTGACCACGCTGCTGTCCGGACCATCGGCCGGGGTCGTCGCCGCGACGCAAGTGGCCGGGCAGGCCGGTTTCGGCGATCTGATCACCTTCGACATGGGCGGCACCAGCACCGACGTGTGCCTGGTGCGCGGCGGGCGGGCGTTGGTGTCTTCGCAACGGCGCATCAGCGATCGCCCGGTGCGCACGCCGTCGCTGGACATCCACACCGTCGGCGCGGGTGGCGGCAGCATCGCGCGCGTGGATCCCGGCGGCGCGTTGGAGGTCGGACCCAGCAGCGCCGGTTCGCAGCCCGGCCCGGCCGCCTATGGGCGTGGCGGGACCGAGCCGACCGTGACAGACGCGAACGTCCTACGTGGACGGTTGAACCCCGAGTACATCCTCGGCGGCGCGCTGAAGGTCGATTATCCGGCTGCGGCGCGCGCAGTGGACGGCGTGGCGCACGCGATGAACACCGACCGGGCCGGGGCGGCGCGGGGTATTGGGCGGATCGCTGCGGTCAACGTGGCCGGTGCCGTGCGCAAGGTTTCGGTGGAAGCAGGGGAGGACCCGCGCGAGTGCGTGCTGGTCGCATTCGGTGGTGCCGGGCCGCTGCACGCCGTCGAGGTGGCGCGGGAGGTCGGCATGGCAACGGTGCTGATCCCGCCCAACCCCGGCACGCTGTGCGCGCTCGGCCTGCTGGTGACCGACATTCGCACCGAGTTCGCCAAGGCGGTGCTGGCCGAGGCCGTCGACAGCGACCTCGACAAGCTCAACGAGGCGCTACACGAGGTGCACGGATCAGCCCGTACCTGGCTGCTTGCCGAGGCACCATCCGATGTGGACACTGCCATCACCGGAGTGGCGAAGATGCGCTACGCCCGGCAGAACTTCGAATTGTCCGTGCCGTTGCCGCCGAAGGTGATCGACGCCGCGCGGTTCGATGCCGCCGCCGTGGCCGAGATCGTGACGGCGTTCCACCGGCTGCACACCAAGAGCTACGGTTTCGCGCACCACGATGCCCCGGTGCAGATCGTCGAGGTGCAGCTGACCGCAGCCGCCGCCGTGGACAAACCGGAGTTGCCGACCATCGCCGAAGGCCCCGACCCGGCCGCTGCGCTGATCGGCCGTCGACAGGTCGACTTCGACGAGACCGGTCGGCTCGACACGCCCGTCTACGACCGTGCGGGGCTGCTGGCCGGCACCGTGCTGCCCGGACCGGCCATCGTCGAACAGCTCGACACCACCACGGTCATCACCCCGGACGCCACCGCGCGCGTCGACCGCTACGGCAACCTCGTCATCGAACTGGAGCAGCGATGA
- a CDS encoding hydantoinase B/oxoprolinase family protein, giving the protein MNTPDPITVQVIGASLVTIAEEMGAVLRRASYSTNIKERSDCSTALFDERGRLVAQAENMPIHMGSMTGLIDSLEASALTVRPGDVFITNDPYHGGGTHLPDITMVKPVFADDELIGYSANIAHHSDIGGRVPGSNAGDSNSLFQEGLRIPLVRFATADGVEQAPLAFVELNSRLPHERRGDMLAQLASVEIGERQLREVHRRYGRKTVRAATAYLLEHSRKRLAAALREVPDGTYRFRDLMDPSEGPATEIEVAITITGDRVALDFAGTGPQSPVGINVVRPALEATVYYALKAVLDPGIPPNGGFFDAVEITAPHGSIVNPVEPAPVTARTDTCQRVADVVLGALAEAVPQRVPAASHSTVTYVTFSGECDGQFFVYPEVVAGGGGARTTKDGLDAIQVHITNSSNLPIEALEQEYPLLVDTYELIPDSGGAGTHRGGLGVRRDVRILCDEAEFSAHADRQATRPWGLHGGGDGSLGRFVVNPGRDDERPLPGGRVSGVRLRKGDVLRVESPGSGGFGDPTLRDPERLREDLHNGRITEQAARDSYGFTSAD; this is encoded by the coding sequence ATGAACACTCCCGATCCGATCACGGTGCAGGTCATCGGCGCGTCCCTGGTGACCATCGCCGAGGAGATGGGCGCGGTGCTGCGCCGGGCCAGCTATTCGACGAACATCAAAGAGCGGTCGGACTGCTCCACCGCCCTGTTCGACGAGCGGGGCAGGCTGGTCGCGCAGGCCGAGAACATGCCGATCCACATGGGATCGATGACCGGGCTGATCGACTCGCTGGAAGCCTCGGCGCTGACCGTGCGGCCCGGCGACGTGTTCATCACCAACGACCCGTACCACGGCGGCGGCACCCACCTGCCCGACATCACGATGGTCAAGCCGGTGTTCGCCGACGACGAGCTGATCGGCTACAGCGCGAACATCGCGCACCATTCCGACATCGGCGGCCGGGTGCCGGGCAGCAACGCCGGCGACTCGAACTCGCTGTTCCAGGAGGGCCTGCGCATCCCGCTGGTCAGATTCGCCACCGCCGACGGGGTCGAGCAGGCACCGCTGGCGTTCGTCGAGCTCAACTCCCGGCTGCCGCACGAGCGACGCGGCGACATGCTGGCACAGCTGGCCTCGGTGGAGATCGGGGAGCGGCAGTTGCGCGAGGTGCACCGGCGCTACGGCCGCAAGACCGTGCGCGCCGCCACCGCGTACCTGCTCGAACACTCCCGGAAGCGGCTGGCGGCGGCGCTGCGCGAGGTTCCGGACGGCACATACCGGTTTCGGGACCTGATGGACCCGAGCGAAGGCCCGGCCACCGAGATCGAGGTGGCCATCACCATCACCGGCGACCGGGTCGCGCTGGACTTCGCCGGTACCGGACCGCAGAGCCCGGTCGGCATCAACGTGGTGCGGCCGGCCCTGGAGGCAACGGTCTACTACGCGCTGAAAGCCGTGCTGGACCCGGGAATCCCGCCCAACGGCGGCTTCTTCGACGCGGTCGAGATCACCGCCCCGCACGGCAGCATCGTCAACCCGGTCGAGCCGGCGCCGGTCACCGCGCGCACCGACACCTGCCAGCGGGTGGCCGACGTGGTGCTGGGCGCACTGGCCGAGGCGGTGCCACAGCGGGTCCCGGCCGCCAGCCACAGCACCGTCACCTACGTGACGTTCTCCGGGGAGTGCGACGGGCAGTTCTTCGTCTACCCGGAGGTCGTCGCCGGCGGTGGCGGCGCGCGGACCACAAAGGACGGTCTGGACGCCATCCAGGTGCACATCACCAACTCGTCGAACCTGCCCATCGAGGCGCTGGAGCAGGAATACCCGCTGTTGGTCGACACCTACGAACTCATTCCCGACTCCGGCGGCGCGGGCACCCATCGCGGCGGCCTCGGCGTGCGCCGGGACGTGCGGATCCTCTGCGATGAAGCGGAATTCTCGGCCCACGCCGACCGGCAGGCGACCAGGCCGTGGGGCCTGCACGGCGGCGGGGACGGCAGCCTCGGCCGGTTCGTCGTCAACCCGGGCCGAGACGACGAACGCCCATTGCCCGGCGGCCGGGTTTCCGGCGTGCGGTTGCGCAAGGGCGACGTGCTGCGGGTGGAAAGCCCCGGCAGCGGCGGCTTCGGCGACCCGACGCTGCGCGACCCCGAGCGGTTGCGCGAAGACCTGCACAACGGGCGCATCACCGAGCAAGCGGCCCGTGACAGCTACGGATTCACCTCGGCGGACTGA
- a CDS encoding MFS transporter, protein MTTTSTAPTTPDRSLVRRVTWATWSGWGLDGFTNQMFPLALSGIIATLGLTTAQGGIATSSALIASALGGVVGGRLADRFGRVQVLVLVISAYALFTGLTATAQNYEQLLLWRTLEGFFFGAEWPVGAALMAEYAAPERRGRALAWIQSAWAVGWGLANLAYVLSNAWLPETVAWRAMFAVGILPAVVALLIRRNLRDVPTVRAPRQPREKGAFAELFAARLRKYTVLGTLFGATGLASTYALQTWIPLYLKEERGLSVSSTAMYIWFMIVGNWFGYVLGGHVHDRIGRRWAFTLFYLGTAVFGFLFMAVPVKALWYNLLLALIVGFFVSAQASGKGALFTELFPARVRGTGAGITYNVGRGVAAFSPALIGWASAGIGLGSAIVTVLMICTALTVLFIWLLPETKGRVLD, encoded by the coding sequence ATGACGACCACATCGACCGCTCCCACCACCCCTGACAGATCCCTGGTACGCCGCGTGACCTGGGCGACCTGGTCGGGTTGGGGACTGGATGGCTTCACCAACCAGATGTTCCCGCTGGCCCTCAGCGGCATCATCGCCACGCTCGGTCTCACCACCGCCCAGGGCGGGATTGCCACCTCCAGCGCGCTCATCGCCTCGGCGCTGGGCGGCGTGGTCGGCGGCCGGCTGGCCGACCGGTTCGGGCGGGTCCAGGTGTTGGTGCTGGTGATCAGTGCGTACGCGCTGTTCACCGGGCTGACCGCGACCGCGCAGAACTACGAGCAACTGCTGCTGTGGCGCACCCTCGAAGGCTTCTTCTTCGGTGCGGAGTGGCCGGTGGGCGCCGCGCTGATGGCCGAGTACGCCGCCCCGGAGCGGCGTGGGAGGGCGCTGGCCTGGATCCAGTCGGCCTGGGCGGTCGGCTGGGGCTTGGCCAACCTGGCCTACGTCCTCAGCAACGCCTGGCTGCCGGAGACGGTCGCGTGGCGGGCGATGTTCGCGGTCGGCATCCTCCCAGCGGTCGTCGCCCTGCTGATCCGGCGGAACCTGCGCGATGTGCCGACGGTGCGGGCGCCGCGCCAGCCGCGCGAGAAGGGCGCCTTCGCTGAGCTCTTCGCTGCGCGCCTGCGCAAGTACACGGTGCTGGGAACTCTTTTCGGCGCGACCGGTCTGGCCAGCACCTACGCACTCCAGACCTGGATTCCGTTGTACCTGAAGGAAGAACGCGGGCTCAGCGTCAGCAGCACGGCAATGTACATCTGGTTCATGATCGTCGGCAACTGGTTCGGCTATGTGCTGGGTGGACACGTGCACGACCGGATCGGGCGCCGCTGGGCGTTCACCCTCTTCTACCTCGGCACCGCAGTGTTCGGGTTCCTGTTCATGGCCGTCCCGGTCAAGGCGCTCTGGTACAACCTGCTGCTGGCGCTCATCGTCGGGTTCTTCGTCTCGGCCCAGGCATCGGGCAAGGGGGCGCTGTTCACCGAGTTGTTCCCCGCCCGGGTGCGGGGAACCGGGGCCGGCATCACCTACAACGTCGGTCGTGGGGTCGCGGCCTTCAGCCCAGCGCTGATCGGGTGGGCCTCGGCCGGGATCGGCCTGGGCAGCGCGATCGTCACGGTGCTGATGATCTGCACCGCCTTGACAGTCCTGTTCATCTGGCTGCTCCCGGAAACCAAGGGCCGAGTCCTGGACTAG